A region from the Pseudomonas sp. P8_229 genome encodes:
- a CDS encoding MlaD family protein, giving the protein METRAHHVLIGLFSVIVVAGALLFGLWLAKSSVDTEFKDYEVVFNEAVSGLSKGSPVQYSGIKVGDVVSLRLDPKDPRRVLARIRLGGDTPVKEDTQAKLALAGITGTSIIQLSGGTPQSPKLRGHDGELPTIVAAPSPISRLLNDSNDLMSGITALLSNANQMFSPENVERVSNTLAHLEQTTGSINDQRGDLRQAMQQLASVGKQAGSMLEQTSLLMRNANGLLNDQGKQALGSAEQAMKSLEQSSATINGLLSKNQNSLDNGMQGLNGLAPAIRELRETLTSLRAISQRLEANPSGYLLGSDKNKEFTP; this is encoded by the coding sequence ATGGAAACCCGAGCCCATCATGTGTTGATCGGCCTGTTCTCAGTGATTGTCGTGGCGGGCGCCCTGCTCTTCGGCCTGTGGCTGGCCAAGTCCAGCGTCGACACCGAGTTCAAGGATTACGAAGTGGTCTTCAACGAGGCGGTCAGCGGCCTGTCCAAGGGCAGCCCGGTGCAGTACAGCGGGATCAAGGTCGGCGACGTGGTCAGCCTGCGTCTCGACCCGAAAGACCCACGGCGGGTATTGGCGCGGATTCGCCTCGGCGGCGACACGCCGGTCAAGGAAGACACCCAGGCCAAACTGGCCTTGGCCGGGATCACCGGGACCTCGATCATCCAGCTCAGCGGCGGCACCCCGCAGAGCCCGAAACTGCGCGGGCATGACGGCGAGTTGCCGACCATCGTCGCGGCGCCCTCGCCTATCTCACGCCTGCTCAACGACAGCAACGACTTGATGAGCGGCATCACCGCGCTGCTGAGCAATGCCAACCAGATGTTCTCCCCGGAGAACGTCGAGCGTGTGAGCAACACCCTGGCGCATCTGGAGCAGACTACCGGCTCGATCAACGATCAGCGCGGCGACTTGCGTCAGGCCATGCAGCAACTGGCGAGTGTCGGCAAACAGGCCGGCAGCATGCTCGAACAGACATCGCTGCTGATGCGCAACGCCAACGGCCTGCTCAACGATCAAGGCAAACAGGCACTGGGCAGTGCCGAGCAGGCGATGAAGTCGCTGGAGCAGAGCAGCGCCACCATCAACGGCCTGCTGAGCAAGAATCAGAACTCCCTCGATAACGGCATGCAGGGCCTCAATGGCCTGGCCCCGGCCATCCGCGAACTGCGCGAGACCCTGACCTCGCTGCGCGCCATTTCTCAACGCCTGGAGGCCAACCCCAGCGGTTACCTGCTGGGCAGTGACAAGAACAAGGAGTTCACGCCATGA
- a CDS encoding nucleoside recognition domain-containing protein, which translates to MLNGLWLGFFVVAAISALVQWLVGGNAGIFAAMVESIFAMAKLSVEVMVLLFGTLTLWLGFLRIAEKAGIVEWLARVLGPLFLRLMPEVPAGHPALGLITLNFAANGLGLDNAATPIGLKAMKALQELNPSATVASNAQILFLVLNASSLTLLPVTIFMYRAQQGAPDPTLVFLPILLATSCSTIVGFLSVAFMQRLRIWDPVVLAYLIPGALILGGFMALLATMSATALAGLSSILGNLTLFGLIMLFLVIGALRKVKVYEAFVEGAKEGFDVAKNLLPYLVAMLCAIGVLRASGALDFGLDGIRHLVQWAGWDTRFVDALPTAMVKPFSGSAARAMLIETMKTSGVDSFPSLVAATIQGSTETTFYVLAVYFGAVGIQRARHAVGCALLAELAGVLGAIGVCYWFFG; encoded by the coding sequence ATGCTTAATGGCCTGTGGCTTGGCTTCTTCGTCGTGGCAGCAATATCTGCGCTGGTGCAGTGGCTGGTCGGCGGCAACGCCGGGATTTTCGCAGCGATGGTGGAAAGCATTTTCGCCATGGCCAAGCTGTCGGTCGAGGTGATGGTGCTGCTGTTCGGCACCCTGACCCTGTGGCTGGGCTTTCTGCGCATCGCCGAGAAGGCCGGGATCGTCGAATGGCTGGCCAGGGTCCTCGGGCCGCTGTTCCTGCGGCTGATGCCGGAAGTCCCGGCCGGCCACCCTGCCCTTGGTCTGATTACCCTGAACTTCGCTGCCAACGGTCTGGGCCTCGACAACGCGGCCACGCCCATCGGCCTGAAAGCCATGAAGGCGCTGCAGGAGCTCAATCCCAGTGCCACCGTCGCCAGTAACGCGCAGATCCTGTTCCTGGTGCTCAACGCCTCATCCCTGACCCTGTTGCCGGTGACGATCTTCATGTACCGCGCGCAGCAAGGTGCGCCGGACCCGACCCTGGTATTTCTGCCGATTCTGCTGGCGACCAGCTGCTCGACAATTGTCGGCTTCCTCTCGGTGGCATTCATGCAACGCCTGCGGATCTGGGACCCGGTGGTGCTGGCCTACCTGATCCCGGGGGCGCTGATCCTCGGCGGCTTCATGGCGCTGCTGGCGACGATGTCGGCCACGGCGCTGGCCGGGCTGTCGTCGATCCTCGGCAACCTCACGCTGTTCGGCCTGATCATGCTGTTTCTGGTGATTGGCGCATTACGCAAGGTCAAGGTCTACGAGGCCTTCGTCGAGGGTGCCAAAGAGGGCTTTGATGTCGCCAAGAACCTGCTGCCGTATCTGGTAGCGATGCTCTGTGCGATTGGCGTGCTGCGGGCCTCCGGGGCGTTGGACTTTGGTCTGGACGGCATCCGCCATCTGGTGCAATGGGCCGGTTGGGACACGCGCTTCGTCGATGCGCTGCCGACAGCGATGGTCAAACCGTTTTCCGGCAGCGCCGCGCGGGCGATGCTGATCGAGACCATGAAGACCTCGGGCGTCGACAGCTTCCCGTCGCTGGTGGCGGCGACGATACAGGGCAGTACCGAGACCACGTTCTATGTGCTCGCGGTGTATTTCGGTGCAGTGGGGATTCAGCGGGCGCGGCATGCGGTGGGGTGTGCGTTGTTGGCCGAACTGGCTGGGGTACTCGGCGCGATTGGCGTCTGCTACTGGTTCTTCGGCTAA
- a CDS encoding ABC-type transport auxiliary lipoprotein family protein — translation MKLTHLAFLASFSLISACSILPKAEPSDVYRLPSTQAPASASSAATQRWSLRLNKLQASEALNRPNIAVIPQGDVISSYKASRWSDPAPVLVRNRLLDGFARDGRVTLLSTDDSNFAADLELGGSLQAFQTEYQGNQASVVVRVDALLVRGYDQRILASRRFEEHQPLSDVQVPAVVAGFGQASDRLTAKVVAWAVDQGQKLAQQPRP, via the coding sequence ATGAAGCTGACTCACCTCGCTTTTCTCGCCAGCTTCTCCTTGATCAGCGCGTGCTCGATCCTGCCCAAGGCCGAGCCGTCGGATGTCTACCGTCTGCCGTCGACTCAGGCGCCCGCTTCGGCCAGTTCGGCCGCGACTCAGCGCTGGTCGCTGCGCCTGAACAAATTGCAGGCCAGCGAAGCACTGAACCGGCCGAACATCGCGGTGATTCCACAGGGTGACGTGATCAGCAGCTACAAGGCGTCGCGCTGGAGCGATCCGGCGCCGGTGCTGGTGCGTAATCGGCTGTTGGACGGGTTTGCACGTGATGGTCGGGTGACCTTGCTCAGTACCGATGACAGCAACTTTGCTGCGGATCTGGAGCTGGGCGGCAGCTTGCAGGCGTTTCAGACCGAGTATCAGGGCAATCAGGCCAGCGTTGTGGTGCGGGTCGATGCGTTGCTGGTGCGTGGTTATGACCAGCGGATTCTCGCCAGCCGGCGCTTTGAGGAGCACCAGCCGCTGAGCGATGTGCAGGTGCCGGCGGTGGTTGCGGGGTTTGGACAGGCGAGTGATCGGCTCACCGCGAAGGTTGTTGCGTGGGCAGTGGATCAAGGCCAGAAACTGGCGCAACAACCAAGACCTTAG
- a CDS encoding ABC transporter ATP-binding protein yields MSRLPRAPSEAVIEVRGLCNRFGSQSVHENLDLDLYKGEILAVVGGSGSGKSVLLRSIVGLRRPSEGNVKVFGQNLPSLSEHERSLVERRFGVLFQKGALFSSLTVTENVALPLIEHAGLSRNDAEHLAAVKLALAGLPLSAADKYPASLSGGMIKRAALARALALDPDILFLDEPTAGLDPIGAAAFDQLILTLRDALGLSVFLVTHDLDTLYTITDRVAVLAQKKVLVAGPIDVVSETDDAWIHEYFHGPRGRSALDAAKLLNEV; encoded by the coding sequence GTGAGTCGTCTACCCCGCGCGCCCTCGGAGGCGGTGATTGAAGTCCGTGGCCTGTGCAATCGCTTTGGCAGCCAGAGCGTGCACGAGAACCTCGATCTGGATCTGTACAAAGGCGAAATCCTTGCCGTGGTTGGCGGCTCCGGCAGCGGCAAATCGGTGCTGCTGCGCAGCATCGTCGGGCTGCGTCGGCCCAGCGAAGGCAACGTGAAGGTGTTCGGCCAGAACCTGCCGAGCCTGTCCGAGCATGAGCGTTCGCTGGTCGAACGGCGTTTCGGCGTGCTGTTCCAGAAAGGCGCGCTGTTCTCCTCGCTGACGGTGACCGAGAACGTCGCCCTGCCGCTGATCGAACACGCCGGCCTGAGTCGCAACGACGCCGAGCATCTGGCGGCGGTGAAACTGGCGCTGGCCGGGCTACCGCTGTCGGCGGCGGACAAATACCCGGCCTCGCTGTCCGGCGGCATGATCAAGCGCGCCGCGCTGGCCCGGGCACTGGCGCTGGACCCCGACATCCTGTTCCTCGACGAACCCACCGCCGGCCTCGATCCGATTGGCGCGGCGGCGTTCGATCAACTGATCCTGACCCTGCGCGATGCGCTGGGCCTGAGCGTGTTTCTGGTGACCCACGACCTCGACACGCTCTACACCATTACCGACCGTGTGGCGGTGCTGGCGCAGAAGAAGGTGCTGGTCGCCGGCCCTATCGACGTGGTCTCGGAAACCGATGACGCGTGGATTCACGAATACTTCCACGGCCCGCGCGGCCGCTCGGCGCTGGACGCCGCCAAATTGCTCAACGAGGTCTGA
- the algB gene encoding sigma-54-dependent response regulator transcription factor AlgB encodes MESATEHQGRILLVDDESAILRTFRYCLEDEGYTVATANSAAQADALLQRQVFDLCFLDLRLGEDNGLDVLAQMRIQAPWMRVVIVTAHSAVDTAVDAIQAGAADYLVKPCSPDQLRLATAKQLEVRQLSARLEALEGEIRKPKDGLDSHSPAMKVVLETARQVASTDANILILGESGTGKGELARAIHGWSKREKKSCVTINCPSLTAELMESELFGHSRGAFTGASESTLGRVNQADGGTLFLDEIGDFPLTLQPKLLRFIQDKEYERVGDPVTRRADVRILAATNLNLEDMVRDGRFREDLLYRLNVITLHLPPLRERAEDILTLADRFLARFVKEYARPARGFSDEAREALLGYRWPGNIRELRNVVERASIICPQERVEISHLGMAEQPANNAPRVGAALSLDELEKAHIGAVLATAGTLDQAAKTLGIDASTLYRKRKQYNL; translated from the coding sequence ATGGAATCCGCCACTGAGCATCAAGGCCGCATTCTGCTGGTGGACGACGAGTCCGCCATCCTGCGTACCTTCCGTTACTGCCTCGAAGACGAAGGCTACACGGTGGCCACTGCCAACAGCGCGGCTCAGGCCGACGCTTTGCTGCAACGCCAGGTCTTCGACCTGTGCTTCCTCGATTTGCGGCTGGGCGAAGACAATGGTCTTGATGTGCTGGCGCAGATGCGTATCCAGGCACCGTGGATGCGCGTGGTGATCGTCACCGCGCACTCCGCCGTCGACACCGCCGTTGACGCGATCCAGGCCGGCGCGGCCGACTATCTGGTCAAGCCGTGCAGCCCCGATCAGTTGCGTCTGGCCACCGCCAAGCAACTGGAAGTGCGCCAGCTCTCGGCGCGTCTCGAAGCCCTTGAAGGCGAAATCCGCAAACCCAAGGACGGTCTCGATTCGCACAGCCCCGCGATGAAAGTCGTGCTGGAAACCGCGCGCCAGGTCGCGAGCACCGACGCCAACATTCTTATTCTGGGCGAGTCCGGTACCGGTAAAGGCGAGCTGGCACGGGCCATTCACGGCTGGAGCAAGCGCGAGAAGAAATCCTGCGTGACCATCAACTGCCCGTCGTTGACCGCCGAACTGATGGAAAGCGAGCTGTTCGGCCACAGTCGCGGCGCATTTACCGGGGCCAGCGAAAGCACCTTGGGTCGAGTCAATCAGGCGGACGGTGGTACGCTGTTTCTCGATGAGATCGGCGATTTTCCCCTGACGTTGCAGCCAAAGTTGCTGCGCTTCATTCAAGACAAGGAATACGAGCGGGTAGGGGATCCAGTGACCCGCCGCGCCGACGTGCGCATTCTCGCCGCGACCAACCTCAATCTTGAAGACATGGTGCGCGACGGTCGCTTTCGCGAAGACCTGCTGTATCGCCTGAACGTGATCACCCTGCATCTGCCGCCGCTGCGCGAGCGCGCCGAAGACATTCTGACCCTGGCCGACCGCTTCCTCGCCCGTTTCGTCAAAGAGTACGCACGTCCGGCCCGCGGCTTCAGTGATGAGGCACGGGAAGCACTGCTCGGCTATCGCTGGCCGGGCAACATCCGTGAGCTGCGCAACGTGGTGGAGCGGGCGAGCATCATCTGCCCGCAGGAACGCGTGGAAATCAGCCACTTGGGCATGGCCGAACAACCGGCAAACAACGCACCACGGGTCGGCGCGGCGCTGAGCCTCGATGAACTGGAGAAAGCTCATATCGGCGCGGTGCTGGCGACGGCTGGCACCCTCGATCAAGCAGCCAAGACCCTGGGCATCGATGCCTCTACCCTGTATCGCAAGCGTAAGCAGTACAACCTGTGA
- a CDS encoding ABC transporter permease has protein sequence MTSSSMTGNARLDTSLSPARLRVSGDWTLAHYADLKHLTEKLHGQYDANTVVDLNSLGALDTAGASLLVELLGSERLGKSAEHPDCTISPADRALLQTVYRSLTDFCVPIKEPEVSVSVQLLTRIGRAVETVWQDTLQVLGFIGLILETIARNLFRPKRWRVTPVVAHIEQTGLDAAPIVALLTFLVGAVVAFLGATVLASFGATIFTVDLVGFSFLREFGVLLTAILMAGRTASAFTAQIGSMKANEEIDAIRTLGLDPMELLVVPRVLAMLVALPMLTFLAMLCGIIGGGVVCAVSLGISPAMFLSLLQSDIGIQHFLVGLVKAPIFAFLIATIGCLEGFKVSGSAESVGAHTTSAVVQSIFVVIVLDAVAALFFMEMGW, from the coding sequence ATGACCAGCAGCTCGATGACCGGTAATGCCCGACTGGACACGTCGCTCAGCCCTGCCCGCCTGCGGGTGTCCGGGGACTGGACGCTTGCCCATTACGCCGACCTCAAGCACCTGACCGAAAAGCTCCACGGCCAGTACGACGCCAATACCGTGGTTGATCTCAACAGCCTCGGCGCCCTCGACACCGCTGGCGCGTCCCTGCTGGTTGAGCTGCTTGGTTCCGAACGCCTGGGCAAATCCGCCGAACACCCCGATTGCACGATTTCCCCGGCTGACCGCGCGCTGCTGCAAACCGTGTATCGCTCTCTGACCGACTTCTGCGTGCCGATCAAGGAGCCGGAAGTCAGCGTCAGCGTGCAACTGCTGACCCGCATCGGGCGCGCGGTGGAAACGGTCTGGCAGGACACTCTGCAAGTGTTGGGTTTTATCGGCCTGATCCTCGAAACCATCGCCCGCAACCTGTTCCGGCCCAAGCGCTGGCGGGTCACGCCAGTCGTTGCGCACATCGAACAGACCGGCCTCGACGCCGCGCCGATCGTGGCGCTGCTGACCTTTCTGGTTGGCGCGGTGGTGGCGTTTCTCGGCGCGACGGTGCTGGCCAGTTTTGGCGCGACGATCTTTACCGTGGACCTGGTGGGATTCTCGTTTTTGCGCGAGTTCGGCGTGTTGCTCACGGCGATCCTGATGGCCGGTCGTACTGCCAGTGCGTTCACCGCGCAGATCGGCTCGATGAAGGCCAATGAAGAGATCGACGCGATCCGCACCCTCGGCCTCGACCCGATGGAGCTGCTGGTGGTGCCCCGCGTGTTGGCGATGCTGGTGGCGTTGCCGATGCTGACGTTCCTGGCGATGCTCTGCGGCATCATCGGCGGTGGTGTGGTGTGTGCGGTATCGTTGGGGATCTCGCCGGCGATGTTTCTCTCGCTGCTGCAAAGCGACATTGGCATCCAGCATTTTCTGGTCGGTCTGGTGAAAGCGCCGATCTTTGCCTTCCTGATCGCGACGATCGGTTGCCTGGAAGGCTTCAAGGTCAGCGGCAGCGCCGAATCGGTCGGCGCGCACACCACCTCCGCCGTGGTGCAGTCGATTTTCGTGGTGATCGTGCTCGATGCGGTGGCTGCGCTGTTCTTCATGGAGATGGGCTGGTGA
- a CDS encoding DUF1328 domain-containing protein — protein sequence MLSWAITFLIIAIIAAVLGFGGIAGTATGIAKILFVVFLVMFIASFFFGRRGRG from the coding sequence ATGTTGAGCTGGGCAATTACATTCTTGATCATTGCCATCATCGCCGCCGTACTGGGCTTCGGTGGTATCGCGGGCACCGCCACGGGTATCGCCAAGATTCTCTTTGTCGTGTTCCTGGTGATGTTCATCGCTTCCTTCTTCTTTGGCCGTCGCGGCCGAGGTTAA
- a CDS encoding inhibitor of vertebrate lysozyme family protein, protein MIGLKTLAAALLLGGSAMAMAANDGQARVNELLSSDPQYRETWQGVVKHEERLPEWVMNLSGTPDQQMNAVTEDGNQYLVGPLCESADKCLNHRLIVAFSFDKKDAYAMLVDVPEGLPADKSPTRHATYRFLGKPDQDMQNLLMETLKKDPNWY, encoded by the coding sequence ATGATTGGTTTAAAGACACTGGCAGCCGCCCTGCTTCTGGGCGGTAGTGCCATGGCGATGGCGGCCAATGACGGCCAGGCGCGGGTCAACGAGCTGCTCAGCTCCGACCCGCAATACCGGGAAACCTGGCAAGGCGTGGTGAAGCATGAAGAGCGCCTGCCGGAATGGGTGATGAACCTGTCCGGTACGCCAGATCAGCAGATGAATGCCGTGACTGAAGACGGCAATCAGTATCTGGTGGGGCCGCTCTGCGAATCCGCGGACAAGTGCCTTAACCACCGCTTGATCGTCGCGTTCAGCTTCGACAAGAAAGATGCCTACGCGATGCTCGTCGATGTGCCCGAAGGACTGCCGGCCGACAAGTCGCCCACGCGACATGCCACCTACCGCTTCCTCGGCAAACCGGATCAGGACATGCAGAACCTGTTGATGGAAACGCTGAAGAAAGATCCGAACTGGTACTGA
- a CDS encoding KinB sensor domain-containing domain: MKLAMKLRTRLFLSISALITVALLGLLLGLVSVMQMAGTQEALIRNNFVTLDLGLKLRQTLGDQLIMMLAEKPDTAAFEASKQQYLQLLDQGIAQEEVGDGRQYSFSQAKADYQSFLQAFDQVRDPANALSGTGDLRERFNTLRNGLIAEHKHALDNINSVQHAARDRALLIAGLLGLVGLAVLIIGFVTAHAIARRFGAPIEALAQAADNIGQGNFEVTLPISSAMEMNQLTKRFGLMAEALREHQATNVDELLAGQQRLQAVLDSIDDGLLMIDREGHLEHLNPVAQRQLGWDSDRLGQGLGTALGRPELDAQLQLVLRGGTLERAPEDLSIEVDGESRLLTYSLTPVSHTQGHILGAVMVLHDVTEQRAFERVRSEFVLRASHELRTPVTGMHMAFGLFRERAKFPADSREADLLDTVNEEMQRLMQLINDLLNFSRYQNGLQKLSLAPCSIEDLLEQAQLRFADSAAGKGIALNVEVQGPLPRLQADQTQLDRVLDNLIDNALRHTARDGQIRLQARRHGERVIISVEDNGEGIAYGQQGRIFEPFVQVGRKKGGAGLGLALCKEIVQLHGGRMGVYSRPGQGTQFYMALAV, encoded by the coding sequence ATGAAACTGGCGATGAAGTTGCGCACCCGCTTGTTCCTGAGCATCTCCGCGCTGATCACGGTGGCTTTGCTCGGGCTGTTGCTCGGGCTGGTCAGCGTGATGCAGATGGCCGGGACTCAGGAAGCGCTGATCCGCAATAACTTCGTCACCCTTGATCTGGGCCTCAAACTGCGCCAGACCCTCGGCGATCAACTGATCATGATGCTCGCCGAAAAGCCCGATACCGCTGCGTTCGAGGCCTCGAAGCAGCAGTATTTACAGCTGCTCGATCAAGGCATAGCCCAGGAGGAGGTCGGTGATGGTCGTCAATACAGCTTCAGTCAGGCCAAGGCCGATTACCAAAGTTTCCTTCAGGCGTTCGATCAGGTACGTGACCCGGCCAATGCCTTGAGTGGTACCGGCGATTTGCGTGAGCGCTTCAATACGCTGCGCAACGGCCTGATTGCCGAACACAAGCATGCGCTCGACAACATCAACTCGGTGCAGCACGCTGCTCGCGACCGTGCGTTGTTGATTGCCGGGCTGCTCGGGCTGGTGGGGCTGGCCGTGTTGATCATCGGCTTCGTCACGGCCCATGCGATTGCCCGACGCTTCGGTGCGCCGATCGAGGCGCTGGCGCAAGCGGCGGACAACATCGGCCAAGGCAATTTCGAAGTGACCCTGCCGATTTCGTCGGCGATGGAAATGAACCAGCTGACCAAGCGCTTCGGGCTGATGGCCGAAGCGCTGCGTGAGCATCAGGCGACCAACGTCGACGAACTGCTGGCCGGTCAGCAGCGTTTGCAGGCGGTGCTCGACAGCATCGACGATGGCTTGCTGATGATCGACCGTGAAGGGCATCTGGAGCACCTCAATCCGGTCGCCCAGCGGCAACTGGGCTGGGACAGTGATCGCCTCGGCCAAGGCCTGGGGACGGCGCTTGGGCGCCCGGAACTCGACGCTCAGCTGCAACTGGTGTTGCGCGGCGGCACGCTGGAGCGTGCTCCGGAAGATTTGAGTATCGAAGTCGATGGCGAATCGCGCCTGCTGACTTACAGCCTGACCCCGGTCAGCCACACCCAGGGGCATATCCTCGGCGCGGTGATGGTGCTGCACGACGTTACCGAACAGCGCGCTTTCGAGCGAGTGCGCAGCGAGTTCGTGTTGCGGGCCTCCCATGAGCTGCGCACGCCGGTCACCGGCATGCACATGGCCTTCGGCCTGTTTCGCGAGCGCGCGAAGTTTCCCGCGGACTCACGCGAGGCCGACCTGCTCGACACGGTCAACGAAGAAATGCAGCGCTTGATGCAGTTGATCAACGACCTGCTCAACTTTTCGCGCTACCAGAATGGTCTGCAGAAACTCTCGCTGGCGCCCTGTTCCATCGAAGACTTGCTGGAGCAGGCGCAATTGCGTTTCGCCGATTCGGCAGCGGGCAAAGGCATTGCCCTGAACGTCGAAGTGCAGGGGCCGTTGCCGCGCCTGCAGGCCGATCAGACGCAACTCGACCGGGTGCTCGACAACCTGATCGACAACGCCCTGCGCCATACCGCCCGCGACGGGCAGATTCGCCTGCAGGCGCGCCGGCATGGCGAGCGGGTGATCATCAGTGTTGAAGACAATGGCGAAGGCATTGCCTACGGTCAGCAAGGACGAATCTTCGAGCCGTTCGTGCAGGTCGGGCGCAAGAAGGGCGGCGCCGGGCTCGGGTTGGCGCTGTGCAAGGAAATCGTCCAGTTGCACGGCGGGCGGATGGGCGTCTATTCGCGGCCGGGGCAGGGCACGCAGTTCTACATGGCGTTGGCGGTCTAG
- the gltP gene encoding glutamate/aspartate:proton symporter GltP — translation MKKAKLSLAWQILIGLVLGIAIGALLNHFSAEKAWWISNVLQPAGDIFIRLIKMIVIPIVISSLIVGIAGVGDAKKLGRIGLKTIIYFEVVTTIAIIVGLLLANLFHPGAGIDMSTLGTVDISKYQATAAEVQHEHAFIETILNLIPSNIFAAMARGEMLPIIFFSVLFGLGLSSLQSDLREPLVKMFQGVSESMFKVTHMIMNYAPIGVFALIAVTVANFGFASLVPLAKLVILVYVAIAFFAFVVLGLIAKLFGFSVIKLMRIFKDELVLAYSTASSETVLPRVIEKMEAYGAPKAICSFVVPTGYSFNLDGSTLYQSIAAIFIAQLYGIDLSISQQLLLVLTLMVTSKGIAGVPGVSFVVLLATLGSVGIPLEGLAFIAGVDRVMDMARTALNVIGNALAVLVIARWEGMYDDAKGQRYWNSLPHWRSKEKLPAGEISKN, via the coding sequence ATGAAGAAGGCAAAACTCAGCCTCGCCTGGCAGATCCTCATCGGTCTGGTTTTAGGGATTGCAATTGGTGCGTTGCTCAACCATTTCAGTGCCGAGAAAGCCTGGTGGATCAGCAACGTCCTGCAACCGGCAGGCGATATCTTTATCCGTCTGATCAAGATGATCGTGATCCCGATCGTCATCTCCTCCCTGATCGTCGGCATTGCCGGCGTGGGCGACGCCAAGAAACTCGGGCGTATCGGCCTGAAGACGATCATCTACTTCGAAGTCGTCACCACCATCGCGATCATCGTCGGCCTGCTGCTGGCCAACCTGTTCCACCCGGGCGCCGGCATCGATATGAGCACCCTGGGCACGGTGGATATCTCCAAGTACCAGGCGACCGCCGCCGAAGTACAACATGAACACGCGTTCATCGAGACCATCCTCAACCTGATCCCGTCGAACATCTTCGCGGCCATGGCCCGCGGCGAGATGCTGCCGATCATCTTCTTCTCCGTACTGTTCGGCCTCGGTCTGTCGAGCCTGCAGTCGGACCTGCGCGAGCCGCTGGTGAAGATGTTCCAGGGCGTCTCGGAAAGCATGTTCAAAGTCACCCACATGATCATGAACTACGCCCCGATCGGCGTATTCGCACTGATCGCGGTGACCGTCGCCAACTTCGGTTTCGCTTCGCTGGTGCCGCTGGCGAAGCTGGTGATCCTGGTTTACGTCGCCATTGCCTTCTTCGCCTTCGTGGTACTGGGCCTGATCGCCAAGCTGTTCGGCTTCTCGGTGATCAAGCTGATGCGCATCTTCAAGGATGAGCTGGTCCTGGCCTACTCCACCGCCTCCTCGGAAACCGTGCTGCCACGCGTGATCGAGAAAATGGAAGCCTACGGCGCACCGAAAGCCATCTGCAGCTTCGTGGTGCCGACCGGTTACTCGTTCAACCTCGACGGTTCGACCCTGTATCAGTCCATCGCAGCGATCTTCATTGCCCAGCTGTACGGCATCGACCTGTCGATCAGCCAGCAACTGCTGCTGGTCCTGACCCTGATGGTGACCTCCAAAGGCATCGCCGGTGTACCGGGCGTGTCCTTCGTGGTGCTGCTGGCAACCCTGGGCAGCGTCGGTATCCCGCTGGAAGGCCTGGCGTTCATCGCCGGTGTCGACCGTGTCATGGACATGGCCCGTACCGCACTGAACGTGATCGGCAACGCCCTGGCGGTACTGGTTATCGCGCGCTGGGAAGGCATGTACGACGACGCCAAGGGCCAGCGCTACTGGAACTCCCTGCCGCACTGGCGCAGCAAGGAAAAACTGCCTGCAGGCGAAATTTCCAAGAACTGA